The genomic segment CGTTCCGCCTCATCGGGGGCAGCGGAACGGAGGTCCGCGGGCGGGGAAACCGCATCGCAAAGGCACGTACCTGATAAAATCCGATTCAGGGCGGTCGGGATTTTCAATCGGAGCAGAGCGGCCGGACATGACCGCAGTCACATCGCGTGCCGACTTCGAGAAATTGATCGAGCTCCGAATGAAAGAGGCGAAGTTCCTTCTCGACCAGCACGCTTGGGACGGCGCTTACTATCTGGCCGGCTACGCGGTGGAGTTCGCACTGAAAGTCCGGATCATCTCCCAGTTGATGAAATCGGACAGTCTCCCCGAGAAGAAGTTCGCAGAAAATTTCTACAAACACGAGCTTACACTGCTTCGTAAATTGGCGGATTTGGACGACGAAATGGACAACGACGCCGCGGTCCGCCCCCTGTGGGACGTTGTGAAGGACTGGAGCGAGCAGCGGCGCTACGAGATCGGCAGAAAAGAGCAGGAAGCCACGGACCTGTACGACGCCATCGAAAAGGGGGTGCTGCCGTGGATCAAGGCACGCTGGTAGAACAAAAGATCGACGCCGGGCGCCGCTTTGTCGAGCGGTTCGCCGCCGACGGCAACCCGGTGCGGGCGGCCTTCTGGGCGAGGACCGAAGAAGAAGGCATCTGGTTCCTCTACGTGGCAACCGATGTTGTGGACTCCGCCGGGCCGGCGGCGACTTACCGGGCCGTTCACGCGTCGCTCAAGAAGCTCGGAGAATCCTGGGTCTCCAGCTCCGAAATTAAAGTCGTGAGCCCGACTCATCCCGTCGCCAAAGGCGTGCTCGCGATCGTGGCCCACCACCCGGGGCGTTTGAGGGCCCCGTTGGGCGCACTCGGTTCGGTGGCGGTCGAAGAAACATACATCTACCCGCCCCACATTTTTACATTCACGCAGGTCAACCCGATGACCCCAGAAGACGTCGGGCGGGAAATCGTCCGCCTCATGAACCGTGCCCCGAGCATCCTCCAGTCGTCCCACGTCACGCTCAAGGACGGCAGCTCCTTCAACGGCGTCCCCTTCTCGCTCCAACTCGGCAGTCAGAAGGCGGTTGTGGCTCAGTTCGTCGCGGACGGAGAGGCCGCTCCTCGAATCGTCCGGTTGGATGAGATTACTTCGATTGCCTGAGCGTCTCGTGTCCGCCGGACCAGCCGGGGGGCAAACCCCTGGTCTGAGGACGCGGGGAGCCGCTTGAAAACGCGGGTCGATTATTTCCCCGCCGTTACCTTATTCTGTCTATTCGGATCGTTCCTCCATCCCGACGCCAATGCCCGAACCGAATCCGATCGAGCGTGAGTTCGGCGTGCCGTTTCCGGGCACGGCCGTCGATCCGTCGAAGTGGACGCAGACGGCCCTCAAGGCGATGCCGGACGGCCACCTCGACTGGCGGGAACTGTTCGGCCGTGAGGGGCGAATCGTACTCG from the Frigoriglobus tundricola genome contains:
- a CDS encoding DNA-binding protein translates to MTAVTSRADFEKLIELRMKEAKFLLDQHAWDGAYYLAGYAVEFALKVRIISQLMKSDSLPEKKFAENFYKHELTLLRKLADLDDEMDNDAAVRPLWDVVKDWSEQRRYEIGRKEQEATDLYDAIEKGVLPWIKARW